Part of the Candidatus Methanogranum gryphiswaldense genome, CCGCCGATCGTGATGGACCCTTCTGTTATCTCTAACAGACCTGCTATTGCTCTAAGGATAGTTGTCTTTCCGCATCCGGAAGGACCGACTATCGATACCAATTCTCCTTTTTTAACATCAAGTGTAAAATTATCGATGGCCACGACTTCTTTCTCATCTGTTCTGTAAACCACCTTGAGATCTTTGATGCTCATGAGGGTCGCACCTTCCGAGATGTCTTTGTATATCCCTTCTGTGCGCTTTACTTTTACTTTCTGTGCTTCGGGATCCATTAGACATCAATCCCCATTCTTTTGGAAACGAACCTGTGAATATAATCTGCAACACCTGTAGTGAGCAATCCTAGTATTGCGATCACCACGATGGCAGCGTATGCGCCTGGCCAATAACCGGCTGTGGCCTGTTCTGCAAGATAGAATCCTATCCCTCCAAGCGGGGTTGCATAAAGTTCTGCAGCCACGATACACATCCAACCTATTCCCAGACCTACTTTTATACCATTCATGATGTAAGGCACTGTGGAAGGTATTAGCACCTTCAAAAATATTTGAGATTGCGATGCGCCTAGTGTTTTTGCAGCGTCCACTAGAAGAGGGTCCATTTTTTTAACACCGAAAACAACACTCGTCAGCAATGGGAAGAATATACCTACAAAAACCACTAACATGGGGCCTATCTCATAGTTGATGGCGAGCATGAATATGGGCGCCCATGCAATTGGCGCTATTGGCCTCATTATCTCAATGATCGGATTAGCCAATTCATTCAAAACCTTGAATGTTCCAAGAACCAGTCCCAAAGGTACTGCGACGACCAATGCTAAAAGGAATCCCTTAACGAATGTTCCCATACTTGATTCAACATACGTTCTCAAGGAGATACCTGTCATGGTATCGCCGTTCTGAATCAGATCTATAAGCGCATCCAACGTCTGTACTGGGGTTGGTATGGCGGGAGTGTGGGCCAATATGGATATCTCCCACCATACTATTACAAATGCGACCAAGGAAACTACTGTTATCAATACGGTCCTTGTGAACCTGTGATATTTGTTGTGCTTGTCGTATTTGAATTCCATTGTCTA contains:
- a CDS encoding ABC transporter permease, which translates into the protein MEFKYDKHNKYHRFTRTVLITVVSLVAFVIVWWEISILAHTPAIPTPVQTLDALIDLIQNGDTMTGISLRTYVESSMGTFVKGFLLALVVAVPLGLVLGTFKVLNELANPIIEIMRPIAPIAWAPIFMLAINYEIGPMLVVFVGIFFPLLTSVVFGVKKMDPLLVDAAKTLGASQSQIFLKVLIPSTVPYIMNGIKVGLGIGWMCIVAAELYATPLGGIGFYLAEQATAGYWPGAYAAIVVIAILGLLTTGVADYIHRFVSKRMGIDV